In a genomic window of Vespula vulgaris chromosome 21, iyVesVulg1.1, whole genome shotgun sequence:
- the LOC127071233 gene encoding uncharacterized protein LOC127071233 — protein MTLRVLSLSKCEDFKINTFVVTTSRIEDIQTDRNFTNMWRSHCTDDSIGQHDAQLSFLAAVESAVLSYFVVNYRMNEVRRSEFSSSVLSITRNGIRHPTTTGCVHRDSVHYH, from the exons ATGACTTTGAGagtactctctctttctaaatgTGAAGACttcaaaataaatactttCGTTGTAACAACTTCGAGAATAGAAGATATtc AAACAGATCGAAACTTTACAAACATGTGGAGGAGCCATTGTACAGATGACTCAATAGGCCAGCACGATGCTCAACTTAGTTTCCTTGCTGCCGTTGAATCCGCCGTTTTGAGTTATTTCGTCgttaattacag AATGAACGAAGTACGACGTTCGGAATTTTCGTCATCAGTTTTGTCTATAACAAGAAATGGTATTCGACACCCGACGACGACTG GATGTGTGCATCGTGATTCCGTTCATTATCATTAA